Proteins encoded in a region of the Homo sapiens chromosome 20, GRCh38.p14 Primary Assembly genome:
- the APMAP gene encoding adipocyte plasma membrane-associated protein isoform X1, with translation MSEADGLRQRRPLRPQVVTDDDGQAPEAKDGSSFSGRVFRVTFLMLAVSLTVPLLGAMMLLESPIDPQPLSFKEPPLLLGVLHPNTKLRQAERLFENQLVGPESIAHIGDVMFTGTADGRVVKLENGEIETIARFGSGPCKTRDDEPVCGRPLGIRAGPNGTLFVADAYKGLFEVNPWKREVKLLLSSETPIEGKNMSFVNDLTVTQDGRKIYFTDSSSKWQRRDYLLLVMEGTDDGRLLEYDTVTREVKVLLDQLRFPNGVQLSPAEDFVLVAETTMARIRSSLVKRR, from the exons ATGAGCGAGGCGGACGGGCTGCGACAGCGCCGGCCCCTGCGGCCGCAGGTCGTCACAGACGATGATGGCCAGGCCCCGGAGGCTAAGGACGGCAG CTCCTTTAGCGGCAGAGTTTTCCGAGTGACCTTCTTGATGCTGGCTGTTTCTCTCACCGTTCCCCTGCTTGGAGCCATGATGCTGCTGGAATCTCCTATAGATCCACAGCCTCTCAG CTTCAAAGAACCCCCGCTCTTGCTTGGTGTTCTGCATCCAAATACGAAGCTGCGACAGGCAGAAAGGCTGTTTGAAAATCAACTTGTTGGACCGGAGTCCATAGCACATATTGGGG ATGTGATGTTTACTGGGACAGCAGATGGCCGGGTCGTAAAACTTGAAAATGGTGAAATAGAGACCATTGCCCGGTTTGGTTCGGGCCCTTGCA aaACCCGAGATGATGAGCCTGTGTGTGGGAGACCCCTGGGTATCCGTGCAGGGCCCAATGGGACTCTCTTTGTGGCCGATGCATACAAGGGACTATTTGAAGTAAATCCCTGGAAAC GTGAAGTGAAACTGCTGCTGTCCTCCGAGACACCCATTGAGGGGAAGAACATGTCCTTTGTGAATGATCTTACAGTCACTCAGGATGGGAGGAAGATTTATTTCACCGATTCTAGCAGCAAATGGCAAAGACGAGACTACCTGCTTCTGGTGATGGAGGGCACAGATGACGGGCG CCTGCTGGAGTATGATACTGTGACCAGGGAAGTAAAAGTTTTATTGGACCAGCTGCGGTTCCCGAATGGAGTCCAGCTGTCTCCTGCAGAAGACTTTGTCCTGGTGGCAGAAACAACCATGGCCAGGATACGAAG